The nucleotide window TCGTATCCGCTGGTCTCGGCCATTTCCCGGCCGGTGATCGTGAAGCACCTCGTCGCCGCGGCGCGTGAGTTCGGTGCCTCCACCGTTGCCCACGGCTGCACCGGCAAGGGCAACGACCAGGTCCGCTTCGAGGTCGGCATCCAGACCCTGGGCCCGGATCTGAAGTGCATCGCGCCCGTCCGCGACCTCGCCCTGACCCGCGACAAGGCCATCGCCTTCGCCGAAGAGAAGGGGCTGCCGATCGAGACCACCAAGAAGAACCCGTTCTCGATCGACCAGAACGTCTGGGGACGTGCCGTCGAGACAGGCTTCCTCGAAGACATCTGGAACGGGCCCACCAAGGACGTCTACGACTACACCGATTCCCCCGAGTTCTCACCGGCGGCCGATGAAGTGGTCATCTCCTTCCGCGAAGGCATCCCGGTGGCGATCGACGGGCACGCCGTCACCCCGCTGCAGGCCATCGAGGAACTGAACCGCCGCGCCGGCGCCCAGGGCGTAGGCCGGATCGACATCGTCGAGGACCGCCTGGTGGGTATCAAGAGCCGCGAAATCTACGAGGCGCCCGGAGCCATGGCACTCATCACCGCCCACCGGGAACTCGAGAACGTCACCGTTGAGCGCGAGCAGGCGCGGTTCAAGAAGACCGTCGACCAGCGCTGGACCGAGCTGGTGTATGACGGCCAGTGGTTCTCCCCGCTGAAGCGCTCGCTCGAAACCTTCATCGATGACACCCAGCGCTACGTCTCCGGGGATGTCCGGATGGAGCTGCACGGCGGGCGCGCAACCGTCACCGGGCGCCGCTCCGACGTCGGTCTCTACGACTTCAACCTGGCCACCTACGACACGGGAGACACCTTCGACCAGTCGATGGCCCGAGGCTTCATCGAAATCTTCGGCCTGTCCTCCAAGGTGGCCTCCGGCCGCGATCAGCGCGCAGGAAGCTGATTCATGGCCGACGTTCACGGCACGAATACCCACGGCACCAATGAGGGCTCCCTGTGGGGCGGCCGGTTTTCCGGCGGCCCTGCGGACGCCCTCGCGGCACTGAGCAAGTCAACGCATTTCGATTGGCGGCTTGCCCGCCATGACATCGCCGGTTCACGCGCGCACGCCCGTGTGCTGCACCGTGCCGGCCTGCTCGATGACGGGGAGCTGACCGGCATGCTGGCCGCCCTGGACACGCTCGACGACGACGTCCGCACCGGCGCCTACATGCCGGCGGATTCCGACGAGGACGTGCACGGCTCGTTGGAGCGGGGCCTGATCGAGCGGGCGGGCCCGGCCCTTGGCGGCAAGCTCCGTGCCGGCCGCTCCCGGAACGACCAGGTAGCAACACTCGGACGGATGTACCTGCGCGAGCATGCCCGCATCATCGCCGGCGGCGTCCTTGCCACCATTGACGCGCTGGTGGGGCAGGCGCAGGAGCACCTCGAGGTGCCGATGCCCGGCCGGACCCACCTGCAGCACGCACAGCCCGTGCTCCTGAGCCATCATCTGCTCGCCCACGCCTGGGCGCTCTTGCGCGACGTGCAGCGGCTCCAGGACTGGGACCGCCGGGCAGCGGTCTCGCCCTACGGCTCGGGTGCGCTCGCCGGATCCTCGCTGGGCCTCGACCCCGAGGCGGTCGCTGCCGAGCTGGGGTTCGATTCGGCGACGCACAATTCGATCGACGGCACTGCCGCGCGGGACGTGTACGCGGAGTTCGCCTGGGTGGCCTCAATGATCGGCGTGGACCTCTCACGCATCAGTGAAGAGGTCATCATCTGGGCAACCAAGGAGTTCTCCTTCGTCACGCTGCATGACTCCTTCTCCACCGGCTCTTCGATCATGCCGCAGAAAAAGAATCCCGATGTCGCAGAACTTGCCCGAGGCAAGGCCGGCCGGCTCATCGGCAAACTGACCGGTCTGCTCGCCACACTGAAGGGACTGCCGCTTGCGTACAACCGGGATCTACAGGAGGACAAGGAGCCGGTATTCGACGCCGTCGATACCCTTGAGGTCCTCCTCCCCGCAGTCTCGGGCATGATCGCGACGCTCACGTTCCACACCGGGCGGATGGCCTCGCTTGCTCCGCTCGGATTCGCCCTCGCCACAGACGTGGCTGAATGGCTGGTCCGCCAGGGTGTGCCGTTCCGGGAAGCGCACGAGCTTTCCGGTGAAGCGGTCAGACTGGCTGAAAGCCGCGGCGTTGAACTGTGGGACCTGACCGACGGGGACTACGCCGGTATTTCCGCTCACCTCACCCCGGGCGTCCGCGACGTGCTGACCGTCGAAGGGTCGCTGAACAGCCGCGACGCACAGGGTGGAACCGCCCCGGCCGCGGTGCGCCGCCAGCTGGAGGCACTGGCGGCGCAGGTGGCGGACGCACGGTCGGCGCTGGCGTAGTCCAGGAACAGAACAGAACAGAACAGCAACAGCACGCGAGGGGTTGCGGGTATTCTCGGGACAAGCCGCCCGATCCCAATCCCGAGGATGCCCGTGAACACGTCGCAGCAGGAAGCACTCCAGAACGATCCCCGGAATCTTCCGGAACGGCTTGCCGACGCCGGCCGGGAGCTGCTGGCAACAGCAGCCGGGCTCGACGACGATGCCCTCGCGGCGCCGTCGGTCCTTCCCGGCTGGAGCCGCGGCTTCGTCCTGGCACACGTCGAGGGCGTGTGCCGGGCCATGACGCGTCAGCTCGAATACGCCGCCCGCGGTGAAACCGTCGACTTCTATGACGACGGGTCTGACGGTCGCAACCGGGACATCGAGCGGCGGGCACAGCGCGCCACAGAAGAGCAGCTTCACAGCCTGACCGACGCCGTCAGCACCGCCGTGGCGGTCTTCGCCGGAGTGACCGGCAGCGAGTGGACCACCCGCATCTCCTACCGGGACGGCACCGTTCGCGACGGTGCGCTCGCGCTCTGGCGGGAACTGGTCATTCACGCCTCCGACCTCGGCCTCCGGCGCACCTCCCTCGACTGGGACAACGCCTTCTGCCACTACCTCTTCGAATTCCTTGAAGCACGCATTCCCGCAGGGACGGCAATCAAGCTCCAGCCGCTGGGCGAGCAGCCGCGCACCCTCCTCAGCGGTTCGGGAACTCCGGCGCGCACCGTCGTCGTCACCGGCCTCCTCCAGGACATCGCCGCCTGGCTGGCCGGGCGGCAGCCGTTGGGCGGGTTGAACGCGACCGCCGCGGCGGACGGCGTCGACCTCCCCGAGCTCCTGCCCTGGCCGTCGGCCATGGCGCCGCGAGGCTGACCGCCGCGCTGCTCGCCGCGGCTTCTGAAAGATCCTGATCCGTGCCGGGCAGCCCTTATCAGCCGCCCTGCACTGCGCTAAGTTGGGAACCACCCGAACAGGAATACCGCAGGTGCAGGACGAGCAAAGGCAGACGCCATGACGTCGGATGTTGATCGATCAGCGGCCCATCCCGTGGTGCCGCGTGGGCGCATCGAGCGGCTCAGCGACGGCTACGTGCTGGCCTTCGACCGGCAGTTCGACTATCCGCGCTCGTACATCTGGAACCTGCTGACGAACCCGGACAAGGTGCGCCTGTGGCTGGGAGAGCTGGCCGGCAACTGGGAACTGGGCAAGGAATACTCGCTGGACATGGGCGGCGGAGCCACCACGGGCACTGTGCTTCAGCTCAATCCGCCCACGAGTCTCCAGATCACCTGGGATGATGCGCTGGGTCTCGAATCGATTCTTGAATGGCGCGTGCTGGAGTGCGACGGCGGCGCCCTGCTGCAATTGCGGGCGCGTTCGGAAACACCGGACTTCCTGACCGAGGGAGCCGCGGGCTGGCAACAGATCCTTGCCGCGCTGGAGGACGTCGCCGCCGGCCGGGAGCCGGCACCAGGTGTTGATTGGGCGGCACTGCGGGACGCCTATGCCGAAGAGTTCAACCTCTCCAACACGATGGGCTGGCTGGAAACGTACGACGGCGTCACCATGGTCCATTTCGACCGTCGCCTCCCTTCCACCTTGCCGCTCGTGAAGGATGCAATCACTGCGGATCCCGAACAACAGCCGAGGGTCGAGCAGGCTGAAGTCGATTTCACCGCCGACGGCGGCGTTACCCGGGTGGCCGTTCGGCACGTCCTGGAAGACCCGGACGAGGCACCCTCCCTGCTGGCGCAGTGGCACGCCCATCTGGATGCTGTTGCGGTCTCGGTGGGCGGCGACCAGCCGCATACGAGCATGCGCAAGATGCACGCGCTTGAAGATTTCTACCGCGCGACGCTCACCGGGTCAGCGGACTGAGCGGCCGCCTTCTCGCGGGCCAGCAGGCTTGTCTTGACGGCAACACCCCATCGGAACCCTCCAAGGCTTCCGTCCGTCCGGATTACGCGGTGGCACGGAACAAAAAGCGCAGCAGCGTTGTAGGCACAGGCTCCGGCTGCGGCGCGGATGGCGGCGGGCCGGCCGACCAGGCGAGCATACTCCGAATAGGTCACCGGCCTGCCGGGGGCGACAGTGCGCAGCACGTCCCAGGCATGGTTACGGAACGGTCCTGACAACTGCTGCACGGGGACCGCTTCGATGGCGGCGAGATCGCCGTCGTAATAGGCAGACACGGCGTCCGTGATGAACGGGAGACTGCGTACAAAGTGAACAGGTTCCACCCTCAGCGTCGGGTGGATCTGGCCGGTCACGTCGGATAGCTCAGCGGTCCAGCCGGAGGCAAGGACTGCACCGTCCCGTTCCACGACCGTGAACGGCCCGTCCGGAGTGGAGACAGTGGTGGTCTGGGTCGTCATGATGCCAGGGCCTTTCTCGGAGTGCCGGTTGATGCACGCCTCTGGAGCGGTTTACTGGAAGCCAGACGCCAGAGGTGCATGGTGGCGTAGGAACGCCAGGGACTGAACTGCTCGGACCAGGCTGCTGTTTCCCGGGCGTCGGCGGGGCGTCCGGAAAGCCGGGCGAAGCCGGCGCGGACAGCGGCGTCGTTGTCGAGGTGGATATCCGTTGCGCCCAGTACCCGCATGGCGGCGTAGCGGACGGTCCACGGCCCGATTCCCGGCAGCGGCAGGAGCTTCTCCGCCAGTTCACCGGGTGTGTCCGCCACACCGATGTTGAGGCTACCGTCGGCAAGGGCCGCTGAGACCGCCAGCAGACTCGACCGACGGCGCGCCGGTCCCTTCAGCAGCGGGCCGGCCCCATCCGCCAAGGCAGCGGCGGTGGGGAACAGCCGGGTATGACCGGGACGGCCGAGCCTTGACGGCTCGCCCAGCACGCTGAGAGTGTTCAGGATGCCGGTGGCGGCCGCTACGGTGATCTGTTGCCCGATCATGGCGCGAATCAGGATCTCCTGCGAATCCACGGCACCTGGCAGGCGGATCCCCGGGTAGTGCTGCACCCGGGCTTCCATGGCCGGATCCGCCGAGAGGACAGCGTCGATGGCTGCGGGATCAGCGTCCAGATCGAACAGCCGGCGGATGCGGGACAGCAGGACGGGCAGGTCCTTCAATTGCTCCACCGTGACGGAGACGTCAAGTCCGCGTTGCCCAGGTTCGGCCCTGAACCAGCCCTCACCTCCGGGAAGGCGGAGCAGGCGGGCATAGCTCGCCGCGTCGCCCTGCTCGATCCCGTCGATGGCGCGGGCGCGCAGGAAGGAAAAGGTGCCGTCGTCGTACGGCATGCGCGCGGGCAGCGTCAGGCTGAGGGACGTCGGGGAGTCGGCCGCCGTCGATGCATGGGAAAGGGTACGGCTGCGGTGCCGCAGCTGTGAGGGGGAGAGGTCGTAGACCTCCTGCACCGTCTCGTTGAACTGGCGGATGCTGTTGAACCCGGAGGCGAAGGCAACGTCGGAGAGCGCCAGGTCGGTGGCGGTGAGCAACGTCCGCGCTGTTTGTGCCCGGGAGGCGCGGGCCAGCGCGAGTGGGCCGGCACCCAGTTCGTGGTGGAGGATCCGGCCAAGCTGGCGGGTTGAGTAGCCGAGCCGCAGCGCCAGACCCGGAACGCCGACGCGGTCGATCTCGCCGTCGGAAATCAGCCTCATCGCCCGCGCAGCGGTATCCGAGCGCAGGTTCCACGCCGGCGTACCGGGTACCGCTTCCGGCAGGCACCGCTTGCAGGCGCGGTATCCGGCCTCGTGTGCCGCCGCGGAGGTGGGGTAGAAGCTGACATTGGCAGGTTTCGGGGTTCGCGCCGGGCAGGACGGGCGGCAGTAAATCTTCGTCGTCGCCACGGCGGTGACGAACTGCCCGTCAAACCGGGTGTCCCGCGATTCGATCGCCCGGTACCGCTGCCAGAAGTCCATGAGTCTATCCTCGCAGGCGGACCGGTGTGCTGCTGGCGGAAATCGGACACGACCGTGCACAGTGCGCCCGCCGCGTCTTGATACGGTCTTTTCGTGGATCCAGCACTCCAGCGCACCCGGCTTGCGCATCCGGCCATCGAGGTTGCACCGCTCCTGCTTGGAGCACACCTGACGCACGACGACGGCGCGGAGCCGGTCACGGTGCGCATCACCGAGGTGGAAGTCTATATGGGGTCGGAGGACCCGGGCTCCCATGCCTATCGCGGACAGACGGCCCGTAACGCGACAATGTTCGGTGCGGCGGGGCACCTGTATGTGTACTTCACCTATGGCATGCACTATTGCGCCAACGTGGTCTGCGGGTGGCCAGGCAATGCCACCGGACTGCTGCTGCGGGCAGGGGAGATCGTCGGGGGAGTGCACACGGCCCGGCGCCGCCGGGGC belongs to Arthrobacter tumbae and includes:
- a CDS encoding AlkA N-terminal domain-containing protein, producing MDFWQRYRAIESRDTRFDGQFVTAVATTKIYCRPSCPARTPKPANVSFYPTSAAAHEAGYRACKRCLPEAVPGTPAWNLRSDTAARAMRLISDGEIDRVGVPGLALRLGYSTRQLGRILHHELGAGPLALARASRAQTARTLLTATDLALSDVAFASGFNSIRQFNETVQEVYDLSPSQLRHRSRTLSHASTAADSPTSLSLTLPARMPYDDGTFSFLRARAIDGIEQGDAASYARLLRLPGGEGWFRAEPGQRGLDVSVTVEQLKDLPVLLSRIRRLFDLDADPAAIDAVLSADPAMEARVQHYPGIRLPGAVDSQEILIRAMIGQQITVAAATGILNTLSVLGEPSRLGRPGHTRLFPTAAALADGAGPLLKGPARRRSSLLAVSAALADGSLNIGVADTPGELAEKLLPLPGIGPWTVRYAAMRVLGATDIHLDNDAAVRAGFARLSGRPADARETAAWSEQFSPWRSYATMHLWRLASSKPLQRRASTGTPRKALAS
- a CDS encoding argininosuccinate synthase, encoding MTERIVLAYSGGLDTSVAIGWIAEATGAEVVAVAVDVGQGGESLETIRQRALGCGAVEAYVADARDEFANEYCMPTLRANALYMDSYPLVSAISRPVIVKHLVAAAREFGASTVAHGCTGKGNDQVRFEVGIQTLGPDLKCIAPVRDLALTRDKAIAFAEEKGLPIETTKKNPFSIDQNVWGRAVETGFLEDIWNGPTKDVYDYTDSPEFSPAADEVVISFREGIPVAIDGHAVTPLQAIEELNRRAGAQGVGRIDIVEDRLVGIKSREIYEAPGAMALITAHRELENVTVEREQARFKKTVDQRWTELVYDGQWFSPLKRSLETFIDDTQRYVSGDVRMELHGGRATVTGRRSDVGLYDFNLATYDTGDTFDQSMARGFIEIFGLSSKVASGRDQRAGS
- a CDS encoding maleylpyruvate isomerase family mycothiol-dependent enzyme, whose protein sequence is MNTSQQEALQNDPRNLPERLADAGRELLATAAGLDDDALAAPSVLPGWSRGFVLAHVEGVCRAMTRQLEYAARGETVDFYDDGSDGRNRDIERRAQRATEEQLHSLTDAVSTAVAVFAGVTGSEWTTRISYRDGTVRDGALALWRELVIHASDLGLRRTSLDWDNAFCHYLFEFLEARIPAGTAIKLQPLGEQPRTLLSGSGTPARTVVVTGLLQDIAAWLAGRQPLGGLNATAAADGVDLPELLPWPSAMAPRG
- a CDS encoding methylated-DNA--[protein]-cysteine S-methyltransferase, with the translated sequence MTTQTTTVSTPDGPFTVVERDGAVLASGWTAELSDVTGQIHPTLRVEPVHFVRSLPFITDAVSAYYDGDLAAIEAVPVQQLSGPFRNHAWDVLRTVAPGRPVTYSEYARLVGRPAAIRAAAGACAYNAAALFVPCHRVIRTDGSLGGFRWGVAVKTSLLAREKAAAQSADPVSVAR
- the argH gene encoding argininosuccinate lyase — encoded protein: MADVHGTNTHGTNEGSLWGGRFSGGPADALAALSKSTHFDWRLARHDIAGSRAHARVLHRAGLLDDGELTGMLAALDTLDDDVRTGAYMPADSDEDVHGSLERGLIERAGPALGGKLRAGRSRNDQVATLGRMYLREHARIIAGGVLATIDALVGQAQEHLEVPMPGRTHLQHAQPVLLSHHLLAHAWALLRDVQRLQDWDRRAAVSPYGSGALAGSSLGLDPEAVAAELGFDSATHNSIDGTAARDVYAEFAWVASMIGVDLSRISEEVIIWATKEFSFVTLHDSFSTGSSIMPQKKNPDVAELARGKAGRLIGKLTGLLATLKGLPLAYNRDLQEDKEPVFDAVDTLEVLLPAVSGMIATLTFHTGRMASLAPLGFALATDVAEWLVRQGVPFREAHELSGEAVRLAESRGVELWDLTDGDYAGISAHLTPGVRDVLTVEGSLNSRDAQGGTAPAAVRRQLEALAAQVADARSALA
- a CDS encoding SRPBCC domain-containing protein, whose amino-acid sequence is MTSDVDRSAAHPVVPRGRIERLSDGYVLAFDRQFDYPRSYIWNLLTNPDKVRLWLGELAGNWELGKEYSLDMGGGATTGTVLQLNPPTSLQITWDDALGLESILEWRVLECDGGALLQLRARSETPDFLTEGAAGWQQILAALEDVAAGREPAPGVDWAALRDAYAEEFNLSNTMGWLETYDGVTMVHFDRRLPSTLPLVKDAITADPEQQPRVEQAEVDFTADGGVTRVAVRHVLEDPDEAPSLLAQWHAHLDAVAVSVGGDQPHTSMRKMHALEDFYRATLTGSAD